One part of the Flavobacterium johnsoniae UW101 genome encodes these proteins:
- a CDS encoding acyltransferase family protein, whose product MIKSNNYFSNLNGVRCIAASMVIISHIELGKSYFGIANKFESLKHLGALGVSLFFVLSGFLITFLLLEEKSKNGQINIKFFYLRRILRIWPLYFLIVILSIFILPHIKWFDIPNFSLDFDSNFEFIKVIVLFLFFLTNILISIKLVPFATQTWSIGTEEQFYLIWPLIINRTEKLEKLFILIIFFYNLLNVVIRNSIFSEIKYFSLFQNYISLIQLDSLAFGALGACLLFKKSKILSRIINNFSFFFFLLLLVIGVIFYSHIIYFRSIFTAICFVVIILNLVRNEMLTNVLENKFFFKMGEISYGLYMYHQIVIAMCMNVLLKYDKFNNSLLYIFTFAITILISILSYKFLEKPFIQKKKHYTFKS is encoded by the coding sequence GTGATAAAAAGTAATAATTATTTTTCTAACTTAAATGGAGTTAGATGTATAGCTGCATCGATGGTAATTATCAGCCATATAGAATTAGGAAAATCATATTTTGGCATAGCTAATAAATTCGAAAGTCTAAAACATTTAGGGGCATTAGGAGTGTCTTTGTTTTTTGTTTTAAGTGGTTTTTTGATTACTTTTTTGCTCCTTGAAGAAAAAAGTAAAAATGGACAGATTAATATTAAGTTTTTTTATTTAAGAAGAATATTAAGAATCTGGCCGCTTTATTTTCTAATTGTAATTCTCTCAATTTTTATACTTCCTCACATTAAATGGTTTGATATACCAAATTTTAGTTTGGATTTCGATAGCAATTTTGAATTTATAAAGGTTATTGTATTATTTCTTTTTTTTCTAACCAACATTTTAATTTCAATAAAATTAGTTCCTTTTGCAACGCAAACGTGGTCAATTGGTACAGAAGAACAATTTTATCTAATTTGGCCATTAATAATAAATAGAACAGAGAAATTAGAGAAATTATTTATTCTAATAATCTTTTTTTATAATCTATTGAATGTGGTAATAAGAAACAGCATTTTTTCAGAAATAAAATATTTTAGTTTATTTCAAAATTATATTAGCTTAATTCAATTAGATTCGCTTGCTTTTGGTGCTCTGGGAGCATGTCTTCTTTTTAAGAAGTCTAAGATTCTTTCAAGAATAATAAATAATTTTTCTTTCTTCTTTTTTCTTTTACTTTTAGTTATTGGTGTTATATTTTACTCACATATCATATACTTTAGATCCATATTTACTGCGATCTGTTTTGTGGTAATTATATTAAACTTGGTTCGTAATGAAATGCTTACTAATGTGCTTGAAAACAAGTTTTTTTTTAAGATGGGAGAGATTTCGTATGGATTATATATGTATCATCAAATAGTAATTGCAATGTGTATGAATGTTTTATTGAAGTATGATAAGTTTAATAATTCATTATTATATATTTTCACATTTGCAATCACTATCTTGATTTCAATTTTGTCATACAAATTTTTAGAAAAGCCTTTTATTCAAAAGAAAAAACATTATACTTTTAAAAGTTAA
- the neuC gene encoding UDP-N-acetylglucosamine 2-epimerase, which yields MKKILFLTGTRADFGKIKSLISILEKQKEFEVFVFVTGMHLQEEYGYTLIEIERCNFKNIHTFVNHTHETTMDLTLAKTIEGFSAYCNTITPDMIVVHGDRVETLAGAIVGSLNNILVAHIEGGEISGTVDELIRHSVSKLSHIHFASNTEAEKRLIQMGEIKESIFTIGSPDIDIMFSNQLPNIEIVKDYYKIPFENFSVVMFHPVTTEIQNMKQYAENFVSALLKDNHNYVVIYPNNDLGSQFVLDSYEKLKNNDRFRVFPSLRFEYFLTLLKNSQFIIGNSSAGVREAPYYGIPIINIGTRQQNRAIHADIINVNYSETEIAGALSIIDSHKIQKTNDDFGQGNSAELFLNCLQKSDIWQLNHQKQFRDS from the coding sequence ATGAAAAAAATCCTTTTTTTGACAGGCACCAGAGCCGATTTTGGAAAAATAAAATCATTAATTTCAATTCTTGAAAAACAAAAAGAATTTGAGGTCTTTGTTTTTGTAACCGGCATGCATTTACAAGAAGAATACGGTTACACCTTAATTGAAATTGAGAGATGTAATTTTAAAAATATCCACACTTTTGTCAATCATACTCATGAAACGACAATGGATTTAACACTCGCTAAAACTATTGAGGGATTTTCTGCTTATTGTAATACAATAACACCAGATATGATTGTTGTTCATGGAGATCGTGTTGAAACACTTGCAGGTGCAATTGTAGGTTCTCTTAATAATATTCTGGTGGCTCATATTGAAGGTGGGGAAATTTCAGGAACTGTTGATGAATTAATAAGACATAGCGTTAGTAAATTAAGCCATATTCATTTTGCTTCCAATACTGAAGCAGAAAAAAGATTGATTCAAATGGGAGAAATTAAAGAATCAATATTTACTATTGGTTCTCCTGATATTGATATCATGTTTTCTAATCAATTACCTAATATAGAAATAGTAAAGGATTATTATAAAATTCCATTTGAAAATTTTTCTGTTGTTATGTTTCATCCAGTCACAACTGAAATCCAGAATATGAAACAATATGCAGAAAATTTTGTATCGGCATTATTAAAAGATAATCACAATTATGTGGTTATTTATCCTAATAATGATCTTGGAAGTCAATTTGTTCTTGACAGCTACGAAAAGTTAAAAAATAATGACCGATTTAGAGTTTTTCCATCACTTCGATTTGAATATTTTTTGACACTTTTAAAGAACAGTCAATTTATAATTGGAAATAGCAGTGCAGGTGTTCGTGAAGCCCCATATTATGGCATCCCGATTATTAACATTGGCACAAGACAGCAAAATAGAGCAATTCATGCAGATATTATAAATGTCAACTATTCTGAAACTGAAATTGCAGGAGCGCTGTCTATTATTGATTCTCATAAAATACAAAAAACGAATGATGATTTTGGACAAGGAAATAGTGCTGAATTATTTCTTAATTGTCTCCAGAAATCGGATATTTGGCAGCTCAATCACCAAAAACAATTTAGAGACAGTTAA
- a CDS encoding MBOAT family O-acyltransferase, with amino-acid sequence MFFNSIAFAIFLPIVFFLYWFVFNKTKSTQNALLIIASYYFYSCWDWRFLFLLVFSTFLDYFTGIQIEKSESERKRKFWFWLSISVNLGFLGVFKYYNFFAASFAELFTSLGFKASPILLNVILPVGISFYTFHGLSYVIDIYYKRIKAEYNFIDYSLFVSYFPLLVAGPIERATHLLPQVKVKREFDFEKAKEGVCQIIWGLVKKVVIADTCATYANAIFDHYQSMNSFSLILGAIYFAFQIYGDFSGYSDIALGTSKLFGLDLLRNFNYPYFSRDIAEFWRRWHISLSSWFRDYLYIPLGGSKGGLWMKIRNTFIIFVVSGFWHGANWTYIAWGFINAVYFLPLLLSKKNRNNMDTVELKWNFDSVKVALSILSTFIITCIAWVFFRAKTITDALLYLKRMVLNGDFNFQYLDNERYNYELILLIGVFTIVEWNCRTKTEPLSGRRNILKIALAILAIMAFGTFSDYKEFIYFQF; translated from the coding sequence ATGTTTTTCAACTCTATAGCATTTGCTATTTTTTTACCAATAGTTTTTTTCTTGTATTGGTTTGTTTTTAATAAAACTAAAAGCACACAAAATGCTTTATTAATTATTGCCAGTTATTATTTCTATTCTTGCTGGGATTGGAGATTTCTCTTTTTATTAGTTTTTTCTACATTCTTAGATTATTTTACAGGAATCCAGATTGAAAAAAGCGAGTCCGAACGAAAAAGAAAGTTTTGGTTTTGGCTCAGTATTTCTGTCAATTTAGGATTTTTAGGAGTTTTTAAATATTATAATTTTTTTGCCGCATCTTTTGCAGAATTATTTACCTCTTTAGGATTTAAAGCGAGTCCTATCTTGTTGAATGTAATTCTTCCGGTTGGAATTTCATTTTATACTTTTCACGGATTATCTTATGTAATCGATATATATTATAAACGAATAAAAGCAGAATATAATTTTATAGATTATTCGTTATTTGTAAGTTACTTTCCTCTATTAGTTGCAGGGCCAATTGAAAGAGCTACTCACTTATTACCTCAGGTTAAGGTAAAACGTGAATTTGATTTCGAAAAAGCAAAAGAAGGGGTTTGCCAAATAATCTGGGGATTGGTAAAAAAAGTAGTCATTGCGGACACTTGTGCTACATATGCAAATGCGATTTTTGATCATTACCAATCAATGAATTCATTTTCTTTAATATTGGGTGCAATATATTTTGCTTTTCAGATTTATGGAGATTTTTCAGGATATTCAGATATTGCCTTAGGAACTTCCAAACTTTTTGGATTAGATTTATTGCGAAACTTCAATTATCCGTATTTCTCTCGAGATATTGCAGAGTTCTGGCGACGCTGGCATATTTCGCTTTCATCGTGGTTTAGAGATTATTTGTATATTCCACTTGGCGGAAGCAAAGGAGGACTTTGGATGAAAATCAGAAACACATTTATAATTTTTGTTGTGAGTGGGTTTTGGCATGGAGCAAACTGGACCTATATAGCATGGGGATTTATAAATGCAGTGTATTTTCTTCCGTTGTTATTATCAAAGAAAAATAGGAACAATATGGATACAGTAGAATTAAAATGGAATTTTGATTCTGTAAAAGTTGCATTAAGTATTCTTTCAACTTTTATTATTACTTGTATTGCATGGGTATTTTTTAGAGCAAAAACAATAACTGATGCTCTTTTATATTTAAAACGAATGGTTTTAAACGGAGATTTTAATTTTCAATATCTTGATAATGAACGTTACAACTACGAATTAATTTTGCTGATAGGAGTATTTACTATAGTTGAATGGAATTGTCGTACAAAAACAGAACCACTTTCGGGGAGAAGAAATATTCTGAAAATTGCATTAGCGATTTTGGCAATTATGGCTTTTGGAACTTTTTCAGATTATAAAGAATTTATATACTTTCAGTTTTAA
- a CDS encoding glycosyltransferase family 2 protein, producing the protein MIVIYHQNNRVVEVLTEGKNIDFSNKSIAENLFSIAKEYPDHLMIWCRLDLKSYLNYSNLQDIFHHDKIMASYTLSTNFFLPETIGYVDESPFLNVKKDVSYPTWQMSGDVGGISALVLNALYKEVQKDSNFDYFLNSLAKLAMLRGLLCYSEPKLLSEKKTIKEKSEKRSFLLFRFVKQHYKTRWTFLLFLNLLIYEKELAIFPFISSLFFKKRILKETTLHKIESQYKNNKIIEKTIDVIIPTIGRKECLYDVLKDLSNQTLLPQKVIIVEQNPDLNSVSELDYISDENWPFQIKHKFINQAGACNARNLALTEVEHEWVFMADDDIRISNDFLDQAFKVLEKRICEQITFACFEPNYPQNKKEKEIFQWETFGSGCSIVRTKNVKSLFYNKSFEFGFGEDSDFGMQLRNLGHDILYSPKPEILHLKSPIGGFRTKPILVWQKEVIQPKPSPTVMLYKILHLTKQQIKGYKTVLFFKYYRVQTIKNPIKYFLKFNKQWDSSIFWANQIKK; encoded by the coding sequence ATGATTGTCATCTATCATCAAAACAATAGGGTTGTTGAGGTTTTAACAGAAGGGAAAAATATAGATTTTTCTAACAAAAGTATTGCTGAAAATTTATTTAGTATTGCCAAAGAATACCCTGACCATTTAATGATTTGGTGTCGGTTAGATTTAAAGTCATACTTAAATTATTCAAATCTTCAGGATATTTTTCATCATGATAAAATAATGGCTTCTTATACCTTATCAACAAATTTCTTTTTGCCTGAAACAATTGGTTATGTTGATGAAAGCCCATTTTTAAATGTAAAAAAAGATGTTAGTTATCCAACATGGCAAATGAGCGGCGATGTTGGAGGTATAAGCGCATTGGTCTTAAATGCTTTATATAAAGAGGTTCAAAAAGATTCAAATTTTGACTACTTTTTAAATTCACTTGCTAAGTTAGCAATGCTGCGTGGACTTTTGTGTTATTCAGAGCCTAAATTGTTAAGTGAGAAAAAAACAATAAAAGAGAAAAGTGAAAAAAGAAGTTTTTTACTATTTCGATTTGTAAAGCAGCATTATAAGACTCGTTGGACTTTTCTGTTGTTTTTAAACTTACTTATATATGAAAAAGAACTGGCGATATTTCCTTTTATATCAAGTCTTTTCTTTAAAAAAAGAATTTTAAAAGAAACTACTTTACATAAAATTGAAAGCCAGTATAAAAACAACAAAATAATTGAGAAAACAATTGATGTCATTATCCCAACTATTGGTAGAAAGGAGTGTCTTTATGATGTTCTGAAAGATTTATCAAATCAAACATTACTTCCTCAAAAAGTTATTATTGTAGAGCAAAATCCTGATTTAAATAGTGTTTCAGAACTGGATTATATTAGTGATGAAAATTGGCCATTTCAAATAAAACATAAGTTCATAAATCAGGCAGGAGCTTGTAATGCCCGAAATTTAGCACTCACAGAAGTAGAACACGAATGGGTTTTTATGGCAGATGATGATATTAGAATTTCAAATGATTTTTTAGATCAGGCTTTTAAAGTTTTAGAAAAAAGAATCTGTGAGCAAATTACATTTGCATGCTTTGAGCCAAATTATCCCCAAAATAAAAAAGAGAAGGAAATATTTCAATGGGAAACTTTTGGATCCGGATGTAGTATAGTAAGAACTAAAAATGTAAAATCTCTATTTTATAATAAAAGTTTTGAATTTGGTTTTGGAGAAGATTCAGATTTTGGAATGCAGCTTAGAAATTTAGGTCATGATATATTGTATTCTCCTAAACCTGAAATTTTACATTTAAAATCCCCAATTGGAGGTTTTCGAACAAAGCCAATTTTGGTATGGCAGAAAGAAGTAATTCAGCCTAAACCATCACCAACTGTTATGTTATACAAAATTTTGCATTTAACTAAACAGCAGATAAAAGGATATAAAACAGTTTTGTTTTTTAAGTATTATAGAGTTCAAACAATTAAAAATCCAATAAAGTATTTTTTGAAATTCAATAAACAATGGGATTCAAGCATATTCTGGGCAAATCAAATTAAAAAATAA
- a CDS encoding acylneuraminate cytidylyltransferase family protein, whose protein sequence is MKTIAIIPARGGSKRLPDKNILLFGGIPLIAHSILYAKANAVIDEVYVSTNSEPIKEIALKFGAKVIDRPENISGDLEPTVSALKHVLETIEMNVENIILLQPTNPLRPDNLLNDAFNIYQKESYNSLFTVSRNHQKFGKIKDSKFIPFNYEIGQRSQDLEPLFFENGLLYITKSKLIFENIIISEDAFPFEVNHIFAATDIDTQEDFDYAQYLYLLSDKK, encoded by the coding sequence ATGAAAACTATTGCAATTATTCCTGCTCGAGGCGGTTCAAAAAGGCTTCCTGATAAAAATATCCTCCTTTTTGGAGGTATACCTTTAATTGCACATTCTATTTTATATGCAAAGGCAAATGCCGTTATAGACGAAGTTTATGTGTCTACAAACAGCGAGCCTATAAAAGAAATAGCATTGAAATTTGGAGCAAAAGTTATAGATCGTCCAGAAAATATTTCAGGAGATTTAGAACCAACCGTTTCTGCATTAAAACATGTTTTAGAAACAATTGAAATGAATGTTGAGAATATAATTTTATTGCAGCCTACGAATCCATTACGTCCTGATAATTTATTGAACGATGCATTTAATATTTATCAAAAAGAAAGTTATAACAGCTTATTTACCGTTTCTCGAAATCACCAGAAATTTGGAAAAATAAAAGACAGTAAATTTATTCCTTTTAATTATGAGATAGGACAAAGAAGTCAAGATCTTGAGCCGCTATTTTTCGAAAATGGATTACTTTATATTACAAAATCTAAATTGATTTTTGAAAACATAATTATTTCAGAAGATGCTTTTCCATTTGAAGTAAATCATATTTTTGCTGCAACTGATATTGATACACAGGAAGATTTTGATTATGCCCAATATTTATATTTATTAAGTGATAAAAAGTAA
- a CDS encoding glycosyltransferase family 2 protein has product MKLFRFSLIVCTYMRPKPLIKLLKSVQEQVLYPDEIIIIDGSTDDKTEVLLNEIHFENLKYVKAKDEDRGLTRQRNLGISNVQNNSEIICFLDDDVILEPDYFENLLSTYTIYPDALGVGGYISNEVKWERIQENYVSTIHDFTFDGWKRKDGSRFVLRKKLNLDSDCPPGFSPLFSHGRSVGFLPPSDKTYRVEQLMGGVSSFKKSVFDMFSFSHYFEGYGLYEDADFSLRVAKKGNLYLNTSARLAHYHDPSGRPNQYKYGKMVVRNGWYVWRIKNPKPNFKDRLKWNSITILLTLIRYSNILTEKNKKAVITEAFGRTIGWWTLLIKKPQI; this is encoded by the coding sequence ATGAAATTATTTCGCTTTTCGCTTATTGTCTGTACTTACATGCGTCCTAAACCTTTAATCAAGCTATTGAAATCGGTTCAGGAACAAGTTTTATATCCTGACGAAATTATAATTATCGATGGCTCAACAGATGATAAAACGGAAGTTCTTTTAAATGAAATTCATTTTGAAAATTTAAAATATGTTAAAGCTAAAGATGAAGATAGAGGACTGACAAGACAGCGTAATCTTGGGATTTCTAATGTACAGAATAATTCGGAAATTATATGTTTTTTAGATGATGATGTTATTTTAGAACCAGATTATTTTGAAAATTTATTGTCTACCTACACAATTTATCCTGATGCATTAGGAGTTGGCGGTTATATTAGTAATGAGGTAAAATGGGAAAGAATACAAGAAAATTATGTTTCCACAATTCATGATTTTACTTTTGACGGTTGGAAGAGAAAAGATGGAAGCAGATTTGTATTAAGAAAAAAACTTAATTTAGATAGTGATTGCCCTCCAGGTTTTTCACCTTTGTTTTCTCATGGCAGAAGTGTTGGTTTTTTACCTCCGAGTGATAAAACATATAGGGTTGAGCAGTTAATGGGAGGTGTTTCTTCATTTAAAAAATCAGTTTTTGATATGTTTTCTTTCTCTCATTATTTTGAAGGATATGGTCTGTATGAAGATGCAGATTTCTCATTGAGAGTAGCCAAAAAAGGAAACTTGTATTTAAATACTTCTGCCAGATTAGCTCACTATCATGATCCTTCTGGTCGTCCTAATCAATACAAATACGGTAAAATGGTAGTTAGAAATGGCTGGTATGTATGGAGAATAAAGAATCCAAAACCAAATTTTAAAGACCGATTGAAATGGAATTCTATTACTATTTTATTAACCTTAATACGGTATAGTAATATATTGACAGAAAAAAATAAAAAAGCTGTAATTACCGAAGCATTTGGAAGAACTATCGGCTGGTGGACTTTGTTAATTAAAAAGCCTCAAATATAA
- a CDS encoding CDP-glycerol glycerophosphotransferase family protein, whose amino-acid sequence MPDKKIFILLPDGVGLRNFAFSNFYEIGLEKNFDITYWNNTPFDLTGLGFNEIKINNAKSNPLTDSYKNARKHIELNLNIKKEKDHVYDTYRFPFSYKNIKIALKSYIARFLISLYNSEKGLSKVREKIKNGEKKTDFYKDSLKTLEIERPDFIFCTNQRPVLAIAPILAAKELKIPTGTFIFSWDNLPKATMVVETDYYFVWSEHMKSELLKYYSYINENQIFVVGTPQFEGHFDKNSIIDKVEFFNKYKLDLSKKYICYSGDDITTCPDDAQYLADVADALRKINEENTNSLGIIFRRCPVDFSNRYDKVLERNKDLIVSIDPNWKKIGEEWNTVLPTKDDVSLLANTIYHTEMVVNLGSSMVFDYICFKKPCAFINYDVTNRIDKNWSVSKIYNYIHFRSMPDKKSVIWLNSADEIVDKIKSGLEQNDEIVQNAQKWFEIINQHSPEKASNRIWQAIESIADNLV is encoded by the coding sequence ATGCCTGATAAAAAGATTTTTATTCTTCTTCCTGATGGAGTTGGACTCCGAAATTTTGCTTTTTCTAATTTTTATGAAATAGGATTAGAAAAGAATTTTGATATAACCTATTGGAACAATACACCATTTGATTTGACTGGCTTAGGTTTTAATGAAATTAAAATAAATAATGCCAAATCAAATCCTTTAACAGATAGCTATAAAAATGCTAGAAAACATATAGAGTTAAATCTAAATATTAAAAAAGAAAAAGATCATGTTTACGATACATATCGCTTTCCTTTTTCATATAAAAATATAAAGATAGCTCTTAAAAGTTATATTGCCAGATTTTTGATTTCATTGTACAACTCAGAAAAAGGATTATCAAAAGTTAGGGAAAAAATAAAAAATGGAGAAAAAAAAACAGATTTCTATAAAGATTCTCTAAAGACGCTTGAAATCGAAAGACCAGATTTTATTTTCTGTACAAATCAACGGCCAGTACTAGCCATTGCTCCAATATTAGCAGCAAAAGAATTAAAAATCCCAACAGGGACTTTTATTTTTTCCTGGGATAATCTGCCAAAAGCCACAATGGTTGTTGAGACAGATTATTATTTTGTTTGGAGTGAACACATGAAATCGGAGCTTTTAAAATATTATTCCTATATAAATGAAAATCAAATTTTTGTTGTAGGAACTCCACAGTTTGAAGGTCATTTTGATAAAAACAGCATTATTGATAAAGTTGAGTTTTTTAATAAATATAAATTAGATTTAAGCAAAAAGTATATATGTTATTCTGGAGATGATATTACAACTTGCCCGGATGATGCTCAATATTTGGCTGATGTAGCTGATGCTTTAAGAAAAATTAATGAAGAAAACACAAATTCATTAGGTATAATTTTTAGACGCTGTCCAGTCGATTTCTCAAATAGATATGATAAAGTCTTGGAAAGAAATAAAGACCTAATAGTTTCAATCGATCCAAATTGGAAAAAAATAGGAGAAGAATGGAATACAGTTTTACCAACTAAAGATGATGTCAGCCTGCTTGCAAATACAATTTATCATACTGAGATGGTTGTAAATCTTGGATCATCAATGGTATTTGATTATATATGTTTTAAAAAGCCATGTGCTTTTATTAATTATGATGTGACAAATAGGATAGATAAAAATTGGTCTGTATCAAAAATTTATAACTATATACACTTTCGTTCAATGCCTGATAAAAAATCGGTTATTTGGTTAAATTCTGCTGATGAAATTGTAGATAAAATTAAATCAGGATTGGAACAAAATGATGAAATAGTTCAAAATGCACAAAAATGGTTTGAAATTATAAATCAGCATTCTCCAGAAAAAGCTTCAAATAGAATATGGCAGGCAATAGAATCAATTGCTGATAATTTAGTATAA
- the neuB gene encoding N-acetylneuraminate synthase, with amino-acid sequence MKYPYIEIAGRKIGPDYPPLVIAEIGINHEGLLIAAKEMVDAAYRAGVEVVKHQTHIVEDEMTGAAKKVIPGNADVSIYEIMERCSLNEADELELKKYVESKGMIFISTPFSRAAAERLKKFDIPAYKIGSGECNNYPLLEHIASFGKPVILSTGMNTIESITKAVAVFDKHNIPVALLHTTNLYPTPIHLVRFGAMLELHQAFPDKVFGLSDHTLNNNACLGAVALGASILERHFTDHMQRTGPDIVCSMDEKACQELIISSAEIAQMRGGSKKPANEEQVTIDFAFATVCSIAPIKKGEVFSKENIWVKRPGTGKILAEHFNDLIGKTAARDIDNDEQLIWEDIQ; translated from the coding sequence ATGAAATATCCATACATAGAAATAGCAGGTCGTAAAATTGGCCCAGATTATCCGCCGCTGGTAATCGCCGAAATAGGAATTAATCATGAAGGTTTGCTTATAGCTGCCAAAGAAATGGTAGACGCGGCCTATAGAGCAGGAGTTGAGGTTGTAAAACACCAGACTCATATTGTAGAAGATGAAATGACTGGTGCAGCAAAAAAAGTAATTCCTGGAAATGCCGATGTTTCTATTTATGAAATAATGGAACGCTGTTCGTTAAATGAAGCTGACGAATTAGAACTTAAAAAATATGTAGAAAGTAAAGGAATGATTTTTATATCAACTCCATTTTCTCGTGCAGCGGCCGAAAGGTTAAAAAAGTTCGATATTCCAGCCTATAAAATTGGTTCAGGAGAATGTAATAACTATCCGCTTTTAGAGCATATTGCATCTTTTGGAAAACCTGTTATTTTAAGTACAGGAATGAACACAATTGAAAGTATTACAAAAGCAGTTGCCGTTTTTGATAAACATAATATTCCGGTTGCTTTACTGCATACCACAAATCTATATCCTACACCAATTCATTTAGTTCGTTTTGGAGCCATGCTTGAGTTACATCAAGCTTTTCCTGATAAAGTATTCGGATTAAGCGATCATACACTAAATAACAATGCCTGTTTAGGGGCAGTTGCTTTAGGAGCAAGTATTCTCGAAAGACATTTTACAGATCATATGCAGCGTACAGGACCAGATATCGTTTGCAGCATGGATGAAAAAGCATGTCAGGAATTAATTATTTCAAGTGCAGAAATTGCACAAATGCGCGGCGGTTCAAAAAAACCTGCAAATGAAGAACAAGTAACCATTGATTTTGCTTTTGCAACGGTTTGTTCTATTGCTCCAATTAAAAAAGGAGAAGTATTTTCAAAAGAAAATATTTGGGTAAAACGTCCAGGAACAGGAAAAATTCTGGCAGAGCATTTTAATGATTTAATTGGTAAAACCGCAGCGAGAGATATTGATAATGATGAACAATTAATTTGGGAAGATATTCAGTAA
- a CDS encoding glycosyltransferase family 4 protein, producing MHIAFLTPEFPHAKVAYAAGIATSINNLANALVSEGASVTVFVYGQKTQEIIVENGVSIHLIKNKKFKFLSWFFYRKYIQNYCNVIIKKEKIDLIEAPDWTGITAFMKFKAPLIIRFHGSDTYFCHLENRKQKKKNFWFEKKALQKAKACIAPTTFAGALSKELFKIKNKEIKTIHNGLELEKFTNYSAEDYQKGLMLYIGTLIRKKGVLELPEIFAKVRNQFPEAKLVLIGADSNDIKTGSASTWQLVKERFRVEDLKNIEYLGKIPYEEVRNYIQKANVCIFPTFAETLGMVTIESMAMQKVVVNSNIGWSQELIEDEESGFLVHPANHNLYAERIVQVLKDQKITLEIGKQARLRIEDKFDIKKLVKENIEFYCKIIKSNK from the coding sequence ATGCACATCGCTTTTTTAACACCAGAGTTTCCGCATGCTAAGGTAGCTTACGCTGCTGGTATTGCTACGAGTATAAATAATCTGGCAAATGCATTAGTTAGCGAAGGTGCAAGTGTTACGGTTTTTGTATATGGACAAAAAACACAAGAAATAATAGTAGAAAATGGAGTTTCTATCCATTTAATAAAAAATAAAAAATTTAAATTTTTAAGCTGGTTTTTCTATAGAAAGTACATTCAAAATTATTGTAATGTAATTATTAAAAAAGAAAAAATTGATCTTATTGAAGCCCCGGACTGGACAGGTATTACGGCTTTCATGAAGTTTAAAGCACCTCTAATAATTCGTTTTCACGGCAGTGATACTTATTTTTGTCATTTAGAAAATAGAAAACAAAAAAAGAAAAACTTTTGGTTTGAAAAAAAGGCATTACAAAAAGCAAAAGCTTGCATTGCACCAACCACTTTTGCCGGGGCACTTTCTAAAGAACTTTTTAAAATAAAAAACAAGGAAATTAAAACAATCCATAACGGATTAGAACTAGAAAAATTTACCAATTATTCAGCAGAAGACTACCAAAAAGGGTTGATGTTGTATATCGGAACTTTGATACGCAAAAAAGGAGTTCTGGAATTGCCGGAAATTTTTGCAAAGGTTCGTAATCAATTTCCAGAAGCTAAATTAGTTTTAATAGGAGCTGATTCTAATGATATAAAAACAGGAAGCGCTTCGACATGGCAGTTAGTTAAAGAAAGATTTCGCGTTGAAGATTTGAAAAATATAGAATATTTAGGGAAAATTCCATACGAAGAAGTTCGAAATTATATTCAAAAAGCAAATGTATGTATATTTCCAACTTTTGCAGAAACCTTAGGAATGGTAACCATAGAATCAATGGCAATGCAGAAAGTTGTTGTAAATAGCAATATTGGCTGGTCACAAGAATTAATAGAAGATGAAGAAAGTGGTTTTTTGGTTCATCCGGCAAATCATAATTTATATGCTGAAAGAATAGTTCAGGTGCTTAAAGATCAAAAAATAACTTTAGAAATAGGAAAACAAGCCCGATTGAGAATAGAAGACAAATTCGATATAAAGAAACTTGTAAAAGAGAATATCGAGTTTTATTGTAAAATAATAAAATCAAATAAATGA